The following are encoded in a window of Vigna unguiculata cultivar IT97K-499-35 chromosome 8, ASM411807v1, whole genome shotgun sequence genomic DNA:
- the LOC114194717 gene encoding protein FAR1-RELATED SEQUENCE 5-like produces MDITYKTNKYRLPLLEIVGVTSTGLIFSAAFAFLSSEKQNNFIWALERLRGLFMTSEGSPQVIVTDRDLALMNAIGIVFPECYHLLCRFHIQNNVQAKCKMLVNSVDTWDVVLQAWENVMDYKDELKFNDCVNRLELVCQSWPVFFEYVNDSWIIPYKKFFVKAWTNKVMHLGNTTSNRVESAHWSLKKVLGSSMGDLCSCWDGIHNIIILQHNEIKASFERSINLISDSYKALSYRRLVGNISRCALELLALELERVKKICTCSKLP; encoded by the exons ATGGATATTACTtacaaaaccaacaaatatcGGTTGCCATTGCTTGAGATTGTTGGTGTGACCTCAACAGGATTAATTTTCTCAGCCGCGTTTGCATTTTTATCTAGtgaaaagcaaaataatttcatttgggCTCTTGAAAGGCTAAGAGGTCTATTTATGACGTCTGAGGGTAGTCCACAAGTCATTGTAACTGACAGGGATCTGGCTCTAATGAATGCTATTGGCATTGTGTTCCCTGAATGTTATCATCTTCTATGTCGTTTCCATATTCAAAATAATGTGCAGGCAAAGTGCAAAATGTTAGTGAATTCTGTTGATACATGGGATGTTGTACTGCAAGCCTGGGAGAATGTCATGGACTAtaaagatgaattaaagtttaacgaTTGTGTTAATCGTCTTGAGCTTGTTTGCCAGTCATGGCCTGTATTCTTTGAATATGTTAATGACTCGTGGATCATTCCTTACAAGAAATTCTTTGTGAAGGCATGGACGAACAAAGTTATGCATTTAGGGAATACAACATCAAACAG GGTTGAGTCTGCTCACTGGAGTCTGAAGAAAGTTCTTGGAAGTAGTATGGGAGACCTTTGTTCGTGTTGGGATGGAATTCACAACATTATTATCTTGCAACATAACGAAATTAAGGCGTCTTTTGAAAGAAGTATAAATTTGATCAGTGACTCTTACAAGGCATTGAGTTATAGAAGATTAGTGGGAAATATTTCTAGATGTGCCTTAGAACTCCTTGCTCTAGAGTTGGAAAGAGTAAAGAAGATATGCACGTGCAGCAAACTCCCATAG